The following nucleotide sequence is from Cydia pomonella isolate Wapato2018A chromosome 6, ilCydPomo1, whole genome shotgun sequence.
aggtttaTGAAAACGTAAGtgctttttattatgttactttttATGCTAAGTATAATGTAGGTATTTCTGAAATTAAATTgcttaaaattatgaaatcattCTGTTTTGCCACGAAACGGCACCTGCCCCACTGAAGAACTCTGCGTATTTATCTCGAAGCTCCCTTGCTATACGTGCTGCATTGTTGGTGTTATGATTAGTGATACTTGGCAAATTAGCTTGTAGTTCTTGTCTCCAAGTCCCCACAATAACGGATCCCGAATCTATATCTTCTTGATCAACACAACCCTTTGGAAAGTAAATACCGGGACTTGTGAGACGTAACCAATTATGCAGAGCACAAGAGGCGAGAATAATTTTATCGGTGGTTACGTCACTAGTTGGTATGGGCTTTTGAAAAATTCGAAACCTGCTTGCCAGAATGCCAAACGCATTTTCGACAATTCTTCGTGCTCTAGAGAGTCtgtagttaaatattttttgttttgttgaaaGATTTGTGCCACTATatggttttaataaatatgtttttagtgaaaacgcATCATCTCCAACCAAAAATCCTCCTTTCGGTAGCAAATTATTCTCAAGATCACTACGTAATTGGCTGTTTTTAAAAATCCCCCCATCCGAGTTTCTTCCGTTTGCTCCAATATTTACATAGCGAAAACAATAGTCATGATCAACCACAGCCATCAAAACCACACTGTTGGTACccttgtaattaaaatattcacttCCACAATTCGGTGGTGCTAGAATTATCACATGCTTCCCGTCTATAGCGCCATGGCAACCAGGGAAATTCCACCTAGTTCTGAAACCTGTTTCTATTTCTTTCCATTCTTCATTGGTCTGCGGTACCtgaaacaataatttatattcattttattttacagattaGTCATTCCGCTAATGAAGACACTGGTCCTCAGGACAATAGCCCTGCTACCTCCTCACACTCAAACAACAACCAGGAAGTACCAGCTATTACATCTGATCACCAGCAAGTACCAGTTACTGTAAC
It contains:
- the LOC133519247 gene encoding uncharacterized protein LOC133519247, which produces MDRKKLIRKYTKLLIPLLMEELKELLENEQRRIWTRPWMLRRSDFGATNTVFKELRVEDPTEFRMLLRMDVEHFDTLLENITPLIQKQDTVMREAIHAKTKLQVALCYLVTGMSYRYLQAFYRVSRAAISSFIPEVIDAIFTYLENYLKVPQTNEEWKEIETGFRTRWNFPGCHGAIDGKHVIILAPPNCGSEYFNYKGTNSVVLMAVVDHDYCFRYVNIGANGRNSDGGIFKNSQLRSDLENNLLPKGGFLVGDDAFSLKTYLLKPYSGTNLSTKQKIFNYRLSRARRIVENAFGILASRFRIFQKPIPTSDVTTDKIILASCALHNWLRLTSPGIYFPKGCVDQEDIDSGSVIVGTWRQELQANLPSITNHNTNNAARIARELRDKYAEFFSGAGAVSWQNRMIS